From one Verrucomicrobiota bacterium genomic stretch:
- a CDS encoding PAS domain-containing protein has protein sequence MEVNVHRAFDVARREFFRRAHVQHDILLVRGKFLEFIDTDIFVSLINGCGGRWRGFGLGILGGRRQARRQHRCGGDRNEHSHGIILGFDGSIVPGFLIGSYSCPIFSVFDKQIEPAITPLQRHEALVRALAEIVYEGCPSTGEWHWDGDFTRLLKYSAEEMGCDPESWRSRVHPDDLEFQKPYKLEDLARVVRACLDARPVVEAPERAGGRNAANWWDGLAR, from the coding sequence ATTGAAGTCAATGTTCACCGCGCCTTTGATGTGGCCCGCCGCGAATTCTTTCGGCGTGCGCACGTCCAGCACGACATTCTTCTTGTCCGCGGCAAGTTTCTCGAATTCATCGACACCGACATTTTTGTAAGCCTTATCAACGGCTGTGGCGGCCGTTGGAGAGGTTTTGGTTTGGGCATCCTGGGCGGCCGCCGCCAGGCCAGACGCCAGCATCGCTGCGGCGGCGATCGGAATGAACATTCTCATGGGATAATTCTGGGATTTGATGGTTCGATTGTTCCTGGTTTCTTGATTGGGAGTTATTCATGCCCGATTTTCTCTGTCTTCGACAAGCAAATTGAACCTGCGATAACCCCTCTGCAACGCCATGAAGCGCTGGTACGCGCTCTGGCGGAAATCGTTTACGAGGGATGCCCCTCAACCGGCGAATGGCATTGGGACGGCGATTTCACGCGTCTGCTCAAATACTCCGCCGAGGAAATGGGATGCGATCCGGAAAGCTGGCGAAGCCGCGTGCATCCGGACGACCTTGAGTTTCAGAAACCTTACAAGCTGGAGGACCTGGCCCGTGTCGTCCGCGCATGTTTGGACGCCAGGCCTGTCGTTGAGGCTCCGGAACGCGCAGGCGGTAGAAACGCGGCGAACTGGTGGGATGGGCTGGCTCGGTGA
- a CDS encoding rhodanese-like domain-containing protein has translation MRMFIPIAAAAMLASGLAAAAQDAQTKTSPTAATAVDKAYKNVGVDEFEKLAADKKNVVLDVRTPKEFAAGHIKGAVNIDFNAPDFEKKIAALAKDKTYLVHCAGGVRSSKACAKMGDLRFKHLVNLEPGFKAWEKAGKAVEK, from the coding sequence ATGAGAATGTTCATTCCGATCGCCGCCGCAGCGATGCTGGCGTCTGGCCTGGCGGCGGCCGCCCAGGATGCCCAAACCAAAACCTCTCCAACGGCCGCCACAGCCGTTGATAAGGCTTACAAAAATGTCGGTGTCGATGAATTCGAGAAACTTGCCGCGGACAAGAAGAATGTCGTGCTGGACGTGCGCACGCCGAAAGAATTCGCGGCGGGCCACATCAAAGGCGCGGTGAACATTGACTTCAATGCCCCGGACTTTGAAAAGAAAATCGCCGCGCTGGCCAAGGACAAGACGTACCTCGTTCACTGCGCCGGCGGCGTCCGCAGCAGCAAGGCTTGCGCGAAGATGGGCGATCTCAGGTTCAAGCATCTGGTCAACCTCGAGCCGGGGTTCAAGGCGTGGGAGAAGGCGGGCAAGGCGGTGGAAAAGTAA
- a CDS encoding bleomycin resistance family protein — protein MKKRARRQVECTIPVLPVGSLARSIRFYTEKLEFKLDWRGGALCSVSRDGSSIMLRQKHRRDKSAPVWVWIGLESDTLFEKFRARGVKVLQEPRNCSWAYEMMFADPDGNVLWLGTESKRNLPLEENG, from the coding sequence ATGAAAAAGCGCGCGCGTCGTCAGGTGGAGTGCACGATTCCGGTTCTGCCGGTGGGCAGTCTCGCCCGAAGCATTCGCTTCTACACCGAGAAGTTGGAGTTCAAGCTCGACTGGCGCGGCGGCGCGCTTTGCTCCGTTTCGCGCGATGGAAGCTCGATCATGCTTCGTCAGAAGCACAGGCGCGATAAGTCGGCGCCGGTTTGGGTGTGGATCGGCTTGGAGAGCGACACCCTGTTCGAGAAGTTCAGGGCGCGTGGCGTCAAGGTTCTCCAAGAGCCGCGGAATTGTTCCTGGGCGTATGAGATGATGTTCGCAGATCCCGATGGTAATGTGTTGTGGCTCGGCACGGAGTCGAAGCGAAATTTGCCGCTTGAAGAAAATGGCTAA
- a CDS encoding DUF1080 domain-containing protein gives MKTRNLATIFSTSAIVSALCVWAQSKDDGFVSIFDGKTLKGWHVSAKTGHSRVSKNQSGGRWVVENGAIVGSQDIPANGGIVITDEPYGDFEVALEMNNDFGPDSGLFLRSTEDGKAWQAMIDYHAKGNVMGIYGEGLGGKPSVRNYSFVDTPEKIAAVTDSPLPLAVLPESWPHFWRHGQWNELRARIVGNPPHITTWINGVKIMEWQEKELRHPDKGGIALQVHGGGNYTSQFVRYRNIRVKAIPSTK, from the coding sequence ATGAAAACCCGAAATCTCGCAACGATCTTCTCGACCTCCGCCATCGTCTCCGCCCTTTGCGTTTGGGCACAATCGAAGGACGACGGCTTTGTCTCCATCTTCGACGGCAAGACCCTCAAAGGTTGGCACGTCAGCGCCAAGACCGGTCACAGCCGCGTGAGCAAGAATCAATCGGGTGGCCGCTGGGTGGTGGAGAACGGCGCCATCGTCGGCAGCCAGGATATCCCCGCCAACGGCGGCATCGTGATCACCGACGAGCCATACGGCGACTTCGAGGTCGCGCTGGAAATGAACAACGACTTCGGGCCGGACAGCGGGCTGTTCCTCCGCAGCACCGAGGACGGCAAGGCGTGGCAGGCGATGATTGACTACCACGCGAAGGGAAATGTCATGGGCATTTACGGCGAGGGCCTGGGCGGAAAACCCAGCGTGCGCAACTACAGCTTTGTGGACACGCCGGAGAAAATCGCAGCAGTCACGGATTCGCCGCTCCCTCTGGCCGTGCTGCCCGAATCATGGCCGCATTTCTGGCGTCATGGCCAGTGGAACGAGTTGCGCGCCCGCATCGTGGGCAATCCGCCACACATTACGACCTGGATCAACGGCGTGAAAATCATGGAGTGGCAGGAGAAGGAGCTGCGCCATCCGGACAAAGGCGGCATCGCGCTTCAGGTTCACGGCGGCGGGAATTACACGAGCCAGTTCGTGCGCTACCGGAACATCCGGGTGAAAGCGATCCCGTCCACGAAATAG
- a CDS encoding YceI family protein produces the protein MKRNALILTSTICFAATLSAAPIEFDFKDSKGVNNIVFKLDAPLEAINGTATGISGKVTFDPDHPGAVKGKIIVQTASMHLGNPMQKEHLHGDQWMSAAKFPEISFEAVSAKNVKAEGNVTTADVTGKMTIKGVTKEITVPVKMTYLKGRLRERTPGMDGDLLVLRSNFSVRRRDFGIQPGRNEEKVADEIVLELSLAGAAPR, from the coding sequence ATGAAACGAAATGCTTTGATCCTGACTTCCACTATTTGCTTTGCAGCCACGCTTTCCGCGGCGCCGATTGAGTTCGACTTCAAAGACTCCAAAGGCGTGAACAATATCGTCTTCAAACTGGATGCGCCCCTGGAGGCCATCAACGGCACGGCGACGGGCATCTCCGGCAAAGTCACCTTTGATCCGGATCATCCCGGCGCGGTGAAAGGCAAAATCATCGTGCAGACCGCGTCGATGCATTTGGGGAATCCGATGCAGAAGGAACATCTTCACGGCGATCAATGGATGAGCGCCGCGAAGTTTCCCGAAATTAGTTTCGAGGCCGTCAGCGCGAAAAACGTCAAAGCCGAAGGAAACGTCACGACCGCCGATGTGACGGGCAAGATGACGATCAAAGGCGTCACCAAAGAAATCACCGTGCCCGTCAAGATGACCTACTTGAAAGGGCGGTTGCGCGAGCGGACGCCTGGCATGGATGGGGATCTCTTGGTCTTGAGGTCGAACTTCTCGGTGCGCCGGCGTGATTTCGGCATTCAACCGGGCCGGAACGAAGAGAAGGTGGCGGACGAAATCGTCCTCGAATTGAGCCTGGCCGGCGCGGCGCCGCGATAG
- a CDS encoding UPF0365 family protein, with protein MEKSFSFFAQGLFNGVSGWTLLFFGLIAVVGLVIAIVVINFFSVWIRALFSGARVSFTELIALRLRNVPVGMIVDNRITAVKAGLDVTIDDLSTHYLAGGNPKMVVDALIAARKASIHLVFDRACAIDLATKGTGKTVLEAVQTSVNPKVIDCPNPSSGKTSIDGVAKDGIVIKAKARVTVRTNLDRFVGGATEETIIARVGEGIVSTIGSADTFKVVLENPDRISKTVLDKALDSNTAFEILSIDIADVDVGENVGAKLQAEQAEANKLIAQAQAEVRRAAAVALEQEMLARVQEMRARVVEAEAQVPLAMAEAFRQGNLGIMDYYRIKNVQADTNMRDSIAGGGASPAPVKPSGS; from the coding sequence ATGGAAAAATCATTCTCCTTCTTCGCGCAGGGACTGTTCAACGGAGTCAGCGGGTGGACGCTGCTGTTCTTTGGCCTGATCGCGGTCGTCGGGCTGGTGATCGCCATTGTGGTCATCAACTTCTTCAGCGTCTGGATTCGGGCCTTGTTCTCGGGCGCGCGAGTGAGCTTCACGGAACTGATTGCGCTGCGGCTGCGAAATGTCCCGGTCGGCATGATCGTCGATAACCGCATCACGGCCGTGAAGGCAGGCCTGGATGTGACGATCGATGATCTCTCGACGCATTATCTGGCGGGCGGCAATCCGAAAATGGTGGTGGATGCCCTGATCGCCGCGCGCAAAGCCAGCATTCATCTTGTCTTCGACCGCGCCTGTGCCATTGACCTGGCCACGAAAGGCACCGGCAAAACCGTCCTCGAAGCCGTGCAAACTTCCGTCAACCCGAAGGTGATCGATTGCCCGAATCCGTCTTCAGGCAAAACTTCAATCGATGGCGTCGCCAAGGACGGCATTGTCATCAAGGCCAAGGCGCGCGTCACCGTGCGCACGAATCTGGACCGCTTCGTCGGCGGCGCAACGGAGGAAACGATTATCGCGCGCGTCGGTGAAGGCATCGTCTCGACCATCGGTTCGGCTGACACGTTCAAGGTCGTTCTGGAGAACCCCGACCGCATTTCCAAAACAGTTTTGGACAAAGCGCTCGACAGCAACACGGCGTTCGAAATTTTGTCCATTGACATTGCCGACGTGGACGTAGGCGAAAACGTGGGCGCCAAACTCCAGGCCGAACAAGCCGAAGCGAACAAGCTCATCGCTCAAGCCCAGGCCGAAGTGCGGCGCGCCGCCGCTGTGGCGCTCGAACAGGAAATGCTCGCGCGCGTCCAGGAAATGCGCGCCCGCGTGGTCGAAGCCGAAGCGCAGGTGCCGCTGGCCATGGCGGAAGCGTTTCGCCAGGGCAACCTTGGCATCATGGATTACTACCGAATCAAGAACGTCCAGGCCGACACCAACATGCGCGACAGCATTGCCGGCGGCGGCGCATCCCCTGCCCCGGTAAAACCGTCCGGAAGCTGA
- a CDS encoding aspartate kinase has product MSLIVQKYGGTSVANTERIKNVAARVAQYRQRGDQIVVVVSAMSGVTDNLIKLAKDIMPLPSEREMDVLLATGEQTTIALTAMALHAIGVEAISLTGAQAGIVTDGVHTKAKIQNITPKQVHALLAAGKVVIVAGFQGQTPEGQITTLGRGGSDLTAIALAAALKADLCQIYTDVDGVYTADPRIVPGARKLSEIAYDEMLELASLGAKVMQSRSVEFAKKFGVVFEVRSSLNDNPGTLVKEETASMEDVVIRGVSLDKNQAKVTLVGVPDRPGVAARIFKALADAAMNVDMIVQNVSHGSGTPATDISFTVDKPDLLKATRVIEALKPEMGFREALSDEKIGKLSIVGVGMRSHSGVAAKMFETLAHEGINIDMISTSEIKISVVIDLAKGEKAMKAVHAAFLEK; this is encoded by the coding sequence ATGTCTCTCATTGTCCAAAAATACGGCGGCACATCCGTCGCCAATACCGAGCGGATCAAGAACGTCGCCGCTCGCGTCGCTCAATACCGCCAGCGAGGAGACCAGATCGTCGTCGTCGTCTCCGCCATGAGCGGAGTCACCGATAACCTCATCAAACTCGCGAAGGACATCATGCCTTTGCCGAGCGAACGCGAGATGGACGTGCTCCTGGCGACTGGAGAACAGACGACGATCGCGCTGACCGCGATGGCCCTGCACGCGATCGGCGTCGAGGCGATTTCTCTGACGGGGGCGCAGGCGGGAATTGTCACGGACGGCGTTCATACCAAGGCAAAAATCCAGAACATCACTCCGAAACAAGTCCATGCCTTGCTGGCCGCGGGGAAGGTTGTCATCGTGGCGGGCTTCCAGGGCCAGACGCCCGAAGGCCAGATCACCACGCTGGGACGTGGGGGATCGGATTTGACGGCCATCGCGCTGGCGGCGGCGCTCAAGGCGGATCTCTGCCAGATTTACACGGACGTCGATGGCGTTTACACGGCGGATCCGCGCATCGTGCCCGGCGCCCGCAAGCTCAGCGAGATTGCTTACGACGAAATGCTGGAACTGGCGAGCCTGGGCGCGAAAGTGATGCAGTCGCGCTCCGTCGAGTTCGCGAAGAAATTCGGAGTCGTCTTTGAAGTCCGCTCCAGTCTCAATGATAATCCAGGAACCCTCGTGAAAGAAGAAACCGCAAGCATGGAGGACGTCGTCATTCGCGGCGTGTCGCTCGACAAGAATCAAGCCAAAGTGACGTTGGTGGGCGTCCCGGACCGGCCCGGCGTGGCCGCGCGCATTTTCAAGGCCCTCGCGGACGCGGCCATGAACGTCGATATGATCGTGCAAAACGTCAGCCACGGTTCGGGAACGCCGGCGACGGACATTTCGTTCACTGTGGACAAGCCGGACCTGCTCAAGGCGACCAGAGTGATCGAGGCACTGAAGCCCGAGATGGGATTTCGCGAAGCCTTGTCCGACGAGAAGATCGGCAAGCTTTCCATCGTGGGCGTCGGCATGCGCAGCCATTCCGGGGTCGCCGCCAAGATGTTTGAAACCCTCGCGCACGAAGGCATCAACATCGACATGATTTCCACGAGCGAAATCAAGATCTCCGTCGTGATCGACCTGGCCAAAGGCGAAAAAGCGATGAAAGCCGTGCACGCGGCGTTCCTGGAGAAGTGA
- a CDS encoding threonine synthase yields the protein MKHGPPDKGGEAARAFVWKGVIHHYARYLPVSKSTPVVTLQEGNTPLIRVSNFVEACGGMFELWLKCEAMNPTCSFKDRGMTVAVSKAVEKGAKVVICASTGNTSASAAAYAARAQIRCVVLLPHGKIALGKLAQALMYGATTVAIDGNFDEALRIVRELGETGLVEVVNSVNPVRIAGQKTAAFEICDHLGRAPDFHFLPVGNAGNITAYWKGYTEYFSDQKITGLPRMFGYQASGAAPIVEGRPIEKPETVASAIRIGNPASWEGAAKALKESNGHIDKVTDAEILAAYQLLARTEGLFVEPASAAALAGLIQCAKKNLIPKGSVVAATMTGHGLKDPDNAIKTAGVEPVVVEAKREAVLKVIGV from the coding sequence ATGAAGCACGGTCCGCCAGACAAAGGAGGAGAAGCCGCTCGCGCCTTTGTGTGGAAAGGTGTCATTCATCATTACGCGCGGTATTTGCCCGTCTCCAAGTCCACCCCCGTCGTCACGCTCCAGGAGGGAAATACCCCGTTGATCCGCGTTTCGAACTTTGTCGAGGCTTGCGGCGGCATGTTCGAGCTGTGGCTGAAGTGCGAGGCGATGAACCCGACCTGCTCCTTCAAGGACCGGGGCATGACCGTGGCGGTGTCGAAAGCGGTTGAGAAGGGCGCCAAAGTGGTCATTTGCGCGAGCACCGGCAATACTTCGGCGTCGGCTGCCGCTTACGCGGCGCGGGCCCAAATCCGCTGCGTCGTGCTCTTGCCGCACGGAAAGATCGCGTTGGGCAAATTGGCGCAAGCGTTGATGTACGGCGCCACGACCGTGGCGATCGATGGAAATTTCGATGAAGCCCTCCGCATCGTCCGCGAACTCGGTGAAACCGGCCTCGTGGAAGTCGTCAACAGCGTGAATCCCGTGCGCATCGCAGGCCAGAAGACGGCCGCGTTCGAAATCTGCGACCACCTGGGCCGCGCGCCCGACTTTCATTTTCTGCCGGTGGGCAACGCCGGCAACATCACCGCTTACTGGAAAGGGTACACCGAATACTTCTCGGATCAGAAGATAACCGGCCTCCCCCGGATGTTCGGTTACCAGGCCAGCGGCGCCGCGCCGATTGTCGAAGGCCGCCCTATTGAGAAGCCCGAAACTGTCGCCTCGGCGATCCGCATCGGCAATCCCGCCAGTTGGGAAGGCGCCGCGAAAGCATTGAAGGAATCGAATGGGCACATCGACAAGGTGACGGACGCGGAAATCCTGGCGGCTTACCAGTTGCTCGCGCGCACGGAAGGATTGTTCGTCGAACCCGCTTCAGCCGCGGCGCTGGCCGGCTTGATTCAATGCGCGAAAAAGAACTTGATTCCGAAAGGCAGCGTCGTCGCGGCGACGATGACGGGCCACGGTCTGAAAGACCCGGACAATGCGATCAAAACCGCCGGCGTGGAACCCGTCGTTGTGGAAGCCAAGCGAGAAGCGGTGCTGAAAGTGATTGGAGTGTGA